The proteins below come from a single Crossiella sp. CA-258035 genomic window:
- a CDS encoding LysR family transcriptional regulator: MDVEIRHLRMIRAISEVGSLSGAAIQLGLTQPALTRQLQRLERAFGGTLFHRDRNGTRPTALGELVVQRARVLVPSVDELIQEARQHTAPLHTGPTQIRIVAHPTPLPGPVTERLYELAPEASITLRQERSGQTAMELLAGGAADLGVLAEHPAMPLDRLPGVAVHTIATEPLFIAVATGHSLANEFEISLADLSEENWILPQGLEIRCAEYLRGLCANAGFIPRIAYRLDSANAREFIRTGLGVMLAQATFRLEEGISVRPFHGARPDFRHILAVRTDSPVARLADTLVSSAIRAYWAKADQAPVYRSWLSRTDELAG, from the coding sequence ATGGACGTGGAGATCCGGCATCTGCGGATGATTCGGGCGATCAGCGAGGTGGGCAGTCTCAGTGGCGCGGCCATCCAGCTCGGCCTCACCCAACCGGCGCTGACCCGTCAGCTCCAGCGGCTGGAGCGGGCCTTCGGCGGCACGCTGTTCCACCGCGACCGCAACGGAACCCGCCCCACCGCACTGGGCGAGCTGGTGGTGCAACGGGCCAGGGTCCTGGTCCCCTCGGTGGACGAGCTGATCCAGGAGGCCCGCCAGCACACCGCCCCACTGCACACCGGTCCCACCCAGATCCGGATCGTCGCCCACCCGACCCCGCTGCCGGGGCCGGTCACCGAACGCCTGTACGAACTGGCCCCTGAGGCCAGCATCACCCTCCGGCAGGAACGCTCCGGCCAGACCGCGATGGAACTTCTGGCGGGTGGCGCCGCCGACCTGGGTGTGCTTGCCGAGCACCCGGCCATGCCGCTGGACCGCCTGCCAGGTGTGGCGGTGCACACCATCGCCACCGAGCCGCTGTTCATCGCCGTCGCAACAGGACATTCGCTAGCAAACGAATTCGAGATCTCCCTGGCCGACCTTTCCGAGGAGAACTGGATCCTCCCCCAGGGCCTGGAGATCCGCTGTGCCGAATACCTCCGCGGCCTGTGCGCGAATGCCGGATTCATCCCGCGCATCGCCTACCGACTGGACAGCGCCAACGCCCGCGAATTCATCCGCACCGGCCTGGGCGTCATGCTGGCCCAGGCGACCTTCCGGCTGGAGGAAGGCATCTCGGTCCGCCCCTTCCACGGCGCCCGCCCTGACTTCCGCCACATCCTGGCCGTGCGCACCGACAGCCCGGTGGCGCGACTGGCCGACACCCTGGTCAGCAGCGCCATCCGCGCCTACTGGGCCAAGGCCGACCAGGCCCCGGTCTACCGCAGCTGGCTCTCCCGCACCGACGAGCTGGCAGGCTGA
- a CDS encoding oxygenase MpaB family protein, protein MTAPGPGSLHWRYSGDRRSLLLLGRVGLLELMFPALGAGVVQHSAFYTEPWARTLRSIPQIAGVVYDGPAAEDTARGIRELHHGITGHDEQGRRYHALDPEVWFWAHATMLDVVLQTAEVFDRPLTEAEREQLYAESLLTYRRYGVSDRPVPKDWAEFQAYFDRVCAEQLELTPAARALLGFVERPETMPQPWLPAPLWRLVAPLVGRVLWFLTRALLPPVVRAKIGASWRPVDERRFRRFAAVVARLWPLLPYRLRYIPRARAAFARVRGGDRQSWRRRRSAPFADARSGGGG, encoded by the coding sequence ATGACCGCACCCGGTCCCGGATCGCTGCACTGGCGTTACTCGGGTGACCGCCGCTCGCTGCTGCTGCTCGGGCGGGTCGGCCTGCTGGAGCTGATGTTCCCGGCACTGGGCGCCGGCGTGGTGCAGCACTCGGCGTTCTACACCGAGCCGTGGGCCCGGACGCTGCGGTCGATCCCGCAGATCGCCGGGGTGGTCTACGACGGCCCGGCCGCCGAGGACACCGCGCGCGGCATCCGGGAGCTGCACCACGGCATCACCGGCCACGACGAGCAGGGGCGGCGGTACCACGCGCTGGATCCCGAGGTGTGGTTCTGGGCGCACGCGACCATGCTCGACGTGGTGCTCCAGACCGCGGAGGTCTTCGACCGGCCGTTGACCGAGGCGGAGCGGGAGCAGCTGTACGCGGAGTCCCTGCTGACCTATCGGCGCTACGGGGTGAGCGATCGTCCGGTGCCGAAGGACTGGGCGGAGTTCCAGGCCTACTTCGACCGGGTGTGCGCCGAGCAGCTGGAGCTGACTCCGGCGGCGCGGGCTCTGCTGGGGTTCGTGGAGCGGCCGGAGACGATGCCGCAGCCGTGGCTGCCCGCGCCGTTGTGGCGGTTGGTCGCGCCACTGGTCGGCCGGGTGCTGTGGTTCCTCACCAGGGCGCTGCTGCCGCCGGTGGTGCGGGCCAAGATCGGCGCGTCCTGGCGGCCGGTGGACGAACGCCGGTTTCGCCGGTTCGCGGCAGTGGTAGCCCGGCTCTGGCCGTTGCTGCCGTACCGGCTCCGCTACATCCCGAGGGCGCGGGCTGCCTTCGCCCGGGTGCGCGGCGGCGACCGGCAGTCTTGGCGTCGCCGCAGGTCAGCGCCGTTCGCGGATGCGCGTTCCGGAGGCGGCGGCTAG
- a CDS encoding TauD/TfdA family dioxygenase — translation MTDLAVDLPGVTVSNLEALGLLIEPAAPGQDPRRLPVDALRELARRHHLLLLRGFASFAGPAELTAWSESWGEIMMWPFGAVLELIEAEAPADHIFDHSYVPLHWDGMYRPYIPEFQVFHCVSAPGGGQGGATTFCDSAKLLAHTDGATFDRWSRIEVTYRIPNLSHYGGKAVSPLIVPHPRTSEATLRYNEPPRADDDSFLNRPEHEFAGLPAEEVPALLTELHAATHDPRWYYEHSWQQGDLVIADNYTLLHGRTAFTHRAPRHIRRVHVLGEPPLRNPASPSEERAENR, via the coding sequence ATGACAGACCTCGCTGTCGACCTGCCCGGCGTCACCGTGTCCAACCTGGAGGCCCTCGGCCTGCTGATCGAGCCTGCCGCGCCCGGCCAGGACCCGCGCCGCCTGCCCGTGGACGCGCTGCGCGAGCTGGCCCGCCGCCACCACCTCCTGCTGCTGCGCGGGTTCGCCTCCTTTGCCGGGCCGGCGGAGCTGACCGCCTGGAGCGAGAGCTGGGGCGAGATCATGATGTGGCCCTTCGGCGCGGTGCTGGAGCTCATCGAGGCCGAGGCGCCCGCCGACCACATCTTCGACCACTCCTACGTGCCGCTGCACTGGGACGGCATGTACCGGCCCTACATCCCGGAGTTCCAGGTCTTCCACTGCGTCAGCGCGCCCGGTGGCGGCCAGGGCGGCGCGACCACCTTCTGCGACAGCGCGAAGCTGCTCGCGCACACCGACGGGGCCACCTTCGACCGCTGGTCGCGGATCGAGGTGACCTACCGGATCCCCAACCTCAGCCACTACGGCGGCAAGGCCGTCTCCCCGCTGATCGTGCCGCACCCGCGCACCAGCGAGGCGACCCTGCGCTACAACGAGCCGCCGCGCGCCGACGACGACAGCTTCCTCAACCGGCCCGAGCACGAGTTCGCCGGGCTGCCCGCCGAGGAGGTGCCCGCGCTGCTGACCGAGTTGCACGCCGCCACCCACGACCCGCGCTGGTACTACGAGCACAGCTGGCAGCAGGGCGACCTGGTCATCGCGGACAACTACACGCTGCTGCACGGCCGGACCGCGTTCACCCACCGCGCGCCCCGGCACATCCGCCGGGTGCACGTGCTCGGCGAACCGCCGTTGCGCAACCCGGCCAGCCCGAGCGAGGAGCGGGCCGAGAACCGGTGA
- a CDS encoding aldose 1-epimerase family protein: MTTNGRLYEIRSGRHTAVVAGVAATLLSWRVDGVERLLTHAAEELGDSYQGKTIVPWPNRIDNGAYTFDGVRHQVPINEPDRRTALHGLLSWTEWSLVEHTEDRVVLSQEQRPQYGYPFQLSLRIEHQVDAEGVRITLHATNTGHTRAPFGAAHHPYLATAGLVELTLPAATYYPTDNRLLPIGKESVAGTALDFRTTRALGSVALDTAFTDLVRDEQGLAVARVADATGTTTELWMDGGYDYLQVYTDDYAPAARTPRSGITIEPMTCAPNAFNSGDGLIVLEPGQDWNGSWGYRSIASISASAASASA; the protein is encoded by the coding sequence ATGACGACGAACGGGCGCCTGTACGAGATCCGCTCCGGCCGGCACACCGCGGTGGTGGCGGGAGTGGCCGCCACCCTGCTGTCCTGGCGGGTCGACGGCGTCGAGCGGCTGCTCACCCACGCGGCCGAGGAGCTCGGCGACAGCTACCAGGGCAAGACCATCGTGCCGTGGCCCAACCGGATCGACAACGGCGCCTACACCTTCGACGGTGTGCGGCACCAGGTCCCGATCAACGAGCCCGACCGGCGCACCGCCCTGCACGGACTGCTCAGCTGGACCGAGTGGTCACTGGTCGAGCACACCGAGGACCGCGTCGTGCTGTCCCAGGAACAGCGGCCGCAGTACGGCTACCCGTTCCAGCTCTCCCTGCGCATCGAGCACCAGGTCGACGCCGAGGGCGTGCGGATCACCTTGCACGCCACCAACACCGGCCACACCCGGGCGCCCTTCGGCGCCGCGCACCACCCGTACCTGGCCACCGCCGGACTGGTCGAGCTGACCCTCCCTGCCGCCACCTACTACCCCACCGACAACCGCCTGCTGCCCATCGGCAAGGAGTCGGTGGCGGGCACCGCGCTGGACTTCCGCACCACTCGCGCGCTCGGCTCAGTCGCCCTGGACACCGCGTTCACCGACCTGGTCCGCGACGAGCAGGGCCTGGCCGTGGCCAGGGTCGCCGACGCCACCGGCACGACCACCGAGCTGTGGATGGACGGCGGCTACGACTACCTCCAGGTCTACACCGACGACTACGCCCCGGCGGCCCGCACGCCGCGCTCCGGCATCACCATCGAGCCGATGACCTGCGCGCCGAACGCCTTCAACAGCGGTGACGGGCTGATCGTGCTGGAGCCAGGTCAGGACTGGAACGGCTCCTGGGGATATCGGTCCATCGCCTCCATCTCCGCCAGCGCGGCCTCTGCCTCGGCCTGA
- a CDS encoding isocyanide synthase family protein has protein sequence MLDAISANRPIQFVLPAFPVKSPNREKVLGHLPDLAEELAVTFLDELCAELAEVYPPGVRLTICSDGRVFGDLIGVPDEHITAYQHEMAALISATGADRLALYTLDDYAPGASPVSLRDLLDREYTEPLSCLRAKVRADPDLRAMYLGLVRFLLEDRYGPDYTGTRAALQRESRHRAYGVLARSRAWGELVGARFPAAVRLSIHPQPCGSAKLGLLLGRTPDAWLTPWHAVAVHEPGGFTLMKRIEAERLGARLVHRAGRPSHYVLP, from the coding sequence GTGCTCGACGCCATTTCCGCGAACCGGCCGATCCAGTTCGTGCTGCCCGCCTTTCCGGTCAAGTCGCCCAACCGGGAGAAGGTGCTCGGACACCTCCCGGACCTGGCCGAGGAGCTAGCGGTCACCTTCCTGGACGAGCTGTGCGCCGAGCTGGCCGAGGTGTACCCGCCGGGCGTGCGGCTGACCATCTGCTCCGACGGGCGAGTCTTCGGCGACCTGATCGGCGTGCCGGATGAGCACATCACCGCCTACCAGCACGAGATGGCCGCGTTGATCAGCGCCACCGGCGCGGACCGGCTGGCTCTGTACACATTGGACGACTACGCGCCGGGGGCCAGCCCGGTCTCGCTGCGCGACCTGCTCGACCGCGAGTACACCGAACCGCTGTCCTGCCTGCGCGCCAAGGTCCGCGCCGATCCGGACCTGCGCGCCATGTACCTCGGCCTGGTCCGGTTCCTGCTGGAGGACCGCTACGGCCCGGACTACACCGGCACCCGCGCCGCCCTGCAACGGGAGAGCAGGCACCGCGCCTACGGCGTGCTCGCCCGGAGCCGGGCCTGGGGTGAGCTGGTCGGCGCCCGGTTCCCGGCGGCGGTCCGGCTCTCCATCCACCCGCAGCCCTGTGGCTCGGCCAAGCTCGGCCTGCTGCTGGGCCGCACCCCGGACGCCTGGCTCACCCCCTGGCACGCGGTGGCCGTGCACGAGCCAGGCGGATTCACCCTGATGAAACGGATCGAGGCCGAACGGCTGGGTGCGCGGCTGGTGCACCGGGCCGGCCGCCCCAGCCACTACGTCCTGCCCTGA
- a CDS encoding aldo/keto reductase, translated as MITRPLGATGPAVGALGLGCMGMSDLYGPADRTEGIATIRAALDAGVTVLDTGDFYGMGDNELLVAEALRGRARDQAVISVKFGALRDADGGWLGFDCRPAAVKNFAAYSLKRLGTDHIDVYRPARLDPAVPIEDTIGAIAELIQAGHVRHIGLSEVGPETLRRAAAVHPIVDLQIEYSLISRGIEAEILPVCRELGIGITAYGVLSRGLLSGHWSADRPIQAGDFRGHSPRFAPENLGHNLGLAEALSAVAAARGASAAQVAIAWVAHQGQDIVPLVGARSRERLAEALGALDLELSDVDLEAIERAVPADSAAGPRYPEPLMAHLDSER; from the coding sequence ATGATCACTCGTCCCCTTGGCGCCACCGGACCGGCGGTCGGCGCGCTCGGCCTGGGCTGCATGGGCATGTCGGACCTCTACGGCCCAGCCGACCGGACCGAGGGCATCGCCACCATCCGCGCCGCCCTGGACGCGGGCGTGACCGTGCTGGACACCGGCGACTTCTACGGCATGGGCGACAACGAGCTGCTCGTCGCCGAGGCGCTGCGCGGCCGGGCCCGCGACCAGGCGGTCATCAGCGTCAAGTTCGGCGCGCTGCGCGACGCCGACGGCGGCTGGCTCGGCTTCGACTGCCGTCCGGCCGCGGTGAAGAACTTCGCCGCCTACTCGCTGAAACGGCTGGGCACCGACCACATCGACGTCTACCGCCCGGCCCGGCTCGACCCCGCGGTGCCGATCGAGGACACCATCGGCGCGATCGCCGAGCTCATCCAGGCCGGGCACGTGCGGCACATCGGCCTGTCCGAGGTCGGCCCGGAGACCCTGCGCCGGGCCGCCGCGGTACACCCGATCGTGGATCTGCAGATCGAGTACTCGCTGATCTCCCGCGGCATCGAGGCGGAGATCCTGCCGGTCTGCCGTGAGCTGGGCATCGGCATCACCGCCTACGGGGTGCTCTCCAGGGGTCTGCTGTCCGGGCACTGGTCGGCCGACCGGCCCATCCAGGCCGGGGACTTCCGTGGCCACAGCCCGCGGTTCGCACCGGAGAACCTCGGGCACAACCTCGGTTTGGCCGAGGCGCTGTCGGCGGTGGCCGCGGCCAGGGGCGCCAGTGCCGCGCAGGTGGCCATCGCCTGGGTGGCGCACCAGGGACAGGACATCGTGCCGCTGGTGGGCGCGCGCAGCCGGGAGCGACTGGCCGAGGCCCTGGGCGCGCTCGACCTGGAACTGTCCGATGTGGACCTCGAGGCGATCGAGCGCGCGGTGCCGGCGGACTCCGCCGCCGGACCCAGATATCCGGAACCGCTGATGGCGCATCTGGACAGCGAGCGGTGA
- a CDS encoding glycosyltransferase family 39 protein, whose product MNRNTIAVALLTVGTFGLTFWAAGSVEPHYYYTVAVRAMSADWHAFLYGAIDPAGTLSVDKIPGALWAQALSARVFGFHDWALLLPQALASAATVPLLYDAVRRWAGRRAGLLAGLVFALTPITVVLARVNIPDTLLVLCLVGAAHATTCALRSPRAWPLALAGVWVGLGFQMKLGQALLVLPALAVPYLVAASVPVRARLLRLLLAGLVTAVVSCAWLVLVALTPAANRPYVDGSTGNSVWDMAFRYNGLGRFTHTDAAAGQVASFLADFGGPPGIGRLANAELGTQIAWLLPFAVLALAVGLVAGRKCQSTVDGWLLWGLWLGVHAVVFSAASGIHPYYAAALTPAIAALTGAGLVLLARLWRAGGGAAWLLPLGVAVSGAWAAVLSARGSVLPAGVDGLTALVLGLTTVTVVALVVGALHPLPRLTIPAVVGSVLVLLVAPATWSVAASGKAFPSLTALNPVAGPGDPLPAAGMAAMHGLPPDTPLPPGLGDMHMVTPNRGLLSYVERQHRGERYLLAVPTVNTAAPYLRLGHSVLPMGGFTGAAAVPTLAELDNLVRTKALRFVMVAGFHGGMGGPVAQERQRWVAEHCAAVPFADYRGPSGPPEAPETLYDCQAGAR is encoded by the coding sequence GTGAACCGCAACACGATCGCGGTCGCCCTGCTCACCGTCGGCACCTTCGGGCTGACGTTCTGGGCGGCGGGCTCGGTGGAGCCGCACTACTACTACACCGTCGCGGTGCGCGCGATGAGCGCCGACTGGCACGCCTTCCTCTACGGCGCCATCGACCCGGCGGGCACGCTGAGCGTGGACAAGATCCCGGGCGCGCTGTGGGCGCAGGCCTTGTCCGCGCGGGTGTTCGGCTTCCACGACTGGGCGTTGCTGCTGCCCCAGGCGCTCGCGTCGGCGGCCACGGTGCCGCTGCTCTACGACGCGGTGCGGCGCTGGGCCGGGCGGCGGGCCGGGCTGCTGGCGGGACTGGTGTTCGCGCTGACGCCGATCACCGTGGTGCTGGCCAGGGTGAACATCCCGGACACCCTGCTGGTGCTGTGCCTGGTGGGTGCCGCGCACGCCACGACGTGTGCGCTGCGCTCGCCGCGGGCCTGGCCACTGGCGCTGGCCGGGGTGTGGGTGGGGCTGGGGTTCCAGATGAAGCTCGGGCAGGCGTTGCTGGTCCTGCCCGCGCTGGCCGTGCCCTACCTGGTAGCGGCTTCCGTGCCGGTGCGGGCGCGGCTGCTGCGGCTGTTGCTCGCCGGGCTGGTGACCGCGGTGGTCAGCTGCGCCTGGCTGGTGCTGGTCGCGCTGACTCCGGCCGCGAACCGGCCGTATGTGGATGGCAGCACCGGGAACTCGGTGTGGGACATGGCTTTCCGGTACAACGGGCTCGGCCGGTTCACGCACACCGACGCCGCGGCCGGACAGGTGGCGAGCTTCCTCGCCGACTTCGGCGGTCCGCCGGGGATCGGTCGGCTGGCCAATGCCGAGCTGGGCACGCAGATCGCCTGGCTGCTGCCGTTCGCGGTGCTCGCGCTGGCCGTCGGGCTGGTGGCCGGGCGCAAGTGCCAGTCCACAGTGGACGGATGGCTGCTGTGGGGGTTGTGGCTGGGTGTGCACGCGGTGGTGTTCAGTGCGGCATCCGGCATCCATCCGTACTACGCGGCCGCGCTGACCCCGGCGATCGCGGCGTTGACCGGGGCGGGCCTGGTGCTGCTGGCCAGGTTGTGGCGCGCGGGTGGGGGTGCGGCGTGGCTGCTGCCGCTGGGTGTGGCGGTGAGCGGGGCCTGGGCCGCGGTGCTGTCGGCGCGGGGCTCGGTGCTGCCCGCGGGGGTGGACGGGCTGACCGCGCTGGTGCTCGGCCTGACCACAGTGACGGTCGTCGCGCTGGTGGTGGGTGCGCTGCACCCGTTGCCACGCTTGACGATCCCGGCGGTCGTCGGCTCCGTGCTGGTGTTGCTGGTCGCTCCGGCGACGTGGTCGGTGGCGGCTTCCGGCAAGGCGTTCCCGAGCCTGACCGCGCTCAACCCCGTCGCGGGACCGGGTGATCCGTTGCCGGCCGCGGGGATGGCCGCCATGCACGGGTTGCCGCCGGACACCCCGTTGCCGCCGGGGCTGGGTGACATGCACATGGTCACCCCGAACCGGGGGCTGCTCAGCTATGTCGAGAGACAGCACCGGGGGGAGCGCTACCTGCTAGCGGTGCCGACCGTGAACACCGCGGCGCCCTACCTGCGGCTCGGGCACAGCGTGCTGCCCATGGGCGGGTTCACCGGCGCGGCCGCGGTGCCCACCCTGGCCGAACTGGATAACCTGGTGCGCACCAAGGCATTGCGGTTCGTCATGGTGGCCGGGTTCCACGGCGGGATGGGCGGGCCGGTCGCCCAGGAGCGGCAGCGGTGGGTCGCCGAGCACTGCGCCGCCGTGCCCTTCGCCGACTACCGAGGACCCAGCGGGCCGCCGGAGGCGCCCGAGACGCTCTACGACTGCCAGGCAGGTGCCCGATGA
- a CDS encoding polyprenyl synthetase family protein — translation MPVEQVVFAAELTEAGLEPAIEEFLQARGDSDVRGGVDPALVRALTELALAGGKRIRPAFAWWGWRAAGGDPAGERADSVVRALVALELLQCSALVHDDVMDRSSTRRGRPAAHVVFAGRHRSAGWSGSAERFGDGVGILIGDLALAWADDALVSSGVSHDMLRRAWQPWQAMRSEMVAGQYLDLRAHAKGEDSLPALLRVARLKTASYTIERPLQLGAELAGAPAPMVRQLRAFGRSLGVAFQLRDDLLGVFGDPAVTGKPVGDDLREGKRTPLLVLGAQLAERAGRTAIAELLGGILAGGGNAVVDESTVDRVRLALTEVGAVAAVERMITEHTAAALAALAAADLGAGPSGQLGTLARVLTGRDH, via the coding sequence TTGCCTGTCGAACAGGTGGTGTTCGCTGCGGAGCTGACCGAGGCCGGGCTGGAGCCGGCCATCGAGGAGTTCCTCCAAGCGCGCGGGGACAGCGATGTGCGCGGTGGTGTCGATCCGGCGCTGGTGCGGGCCCTGACCGAGCTGGCGCTGGCCGGGGGCAAGCGGATCCGGCCCGCCTTCGCCTGGTGGGGCTGGCGGGCCGCCGGTGGCGACCCGGCTGGGGAACGCGCCGACTCGGTGGTGCGGGCGCTGGTGGCGCTGGAGCTGCTGCAGTGCAGCGCGCTGGTGCACGACGATGTGATGGACCGGTCCTCCACCCGGCGTGGGCGGCCCGCGGCGCACGTGGTGTTCGCGGGGCGGCACCGGTCGGCCGGGTGGTCGGGCTCCGCGGAGCGCTTCGGCGACGGCGTGGGGATCCTGATCGGGGACCTGGCGCTGGCCTGGGCCGATGACGCGCTGGTCAGCTCAGGGGTCAGCCATGACATGTTGCGGCGGGCCTGGCAGCCGTGGCAGGCGATGCGCAGCGAGATGGTGGCCGGTCAGTACCTGGACCTGCGGGCCCATGCCAAGGGCGAGGACTCGTTGCCCGCGCTGTTGCGGGTGGCGCGGTTGAAGACGGCGAGCTACACCATCGAGCGGCCGTTGCAACTGGGCGCCGAGCTGGCCGGGGCGCCCGCGCCGATGGTGCGGCAGCTGCGGGCGTTCGGGCGTTCGCTGGGGGTGGCCTTCCAGCTGCGTGATGACCTGCTGGGGGTCTTCGGCGATCCGGCGGTCACCGGCAAGCCGGTCGGGGACGACCTGCGGGAGGGCAAGCGCACTCCGCTGCTGGTGCTGGGCGCGCAGCTGGCCGAGCGGGCCGGGCGGACGGCGATTGCCGAGCTGCTGGGCGGAATCCTTGCCGGGGGCGGGAATGCCGTGGTGGATGAGTCCACTGTGGACCGGGTTCGGCTGGCGCTGACCGAGGTCGGCGCGGTGGCGGCGGTGGAGCGGATGATCACCGAGCACACCGCGGCCGCGCTGGCGGCGCTGGCCGCGGCGGACCTTGGTGCGGGCCCGTCCGGGCAACTGGGTACGTTGGCCAGGGTGCTGACCGGACGCGACCACTGA
- a CDS encoding glycosyltransferase 87 family protein, which translates to MIELRRLARHAVPITAVSVALFLALAVLHWAITGYVVMSDFWDLKVYRAGGEAVLTGEPLYPGKLAGGMFAFTYPPFAALLFLPLAFGPEQLGQYLVFLANVAALAAVVWVGLRAVGAPRGRELGRLTMVLTALLFWLEPVSWTVYLGQVNLLLMALVVVDLLRLPRRWRGVGVGIAAGIKIVPAFFILHLLLTRQYRAAATAAGTAVATVLVSLVLLPGDTLRFWTGTFAMTERVGDVESPMNQSLNGLLSRILGVDSTPLWLWLPLALLAAGAGLWVAWRAQRDGRRLLAVSLVGLTAAMVSPISWSHHWVWFVPLLIGLPPLLVDGVAVRAAGVFAALLSFAWPLHFFDGHRMDLPPLGLIGLPAAGGLELLYQNAYPLGFLVIVAFAARRAAVRTPVR; encoded by the coding sequence ATGATCGAGTTGCGCCGGTTGGCCCGGCACGCGGTGCCGATCACCGCGGTGTCGGTGGCGCTGTTCCTGGCGCTGGCCGTGCTGCACTGGGCGATCACCGGGTACGTGGTGATGTCGGACTTCTGGGACCTCAAGGTCTACCGGGCCGGTGGCGAGGCGGTGCTGACCGGGGAACCGCTCTACCCCGGCAAGCTCGCCGGCGGGATGTTCGCCTTCACCTACCCGCCGTTCGCGGCGCTGCTGTTCCTGCCGCTGGCCTTCGGGCCGGAGCAGTTGGGGCAGTACCTGGTGTTCCTGGCCAACGTCGCCGCGCTGGCCGCGGTGGTGTGGGTGGGCCTGCGCGCGGTCGGCGCGCCGCGCGGCCGGGAGCTGGGGCGGCTGACCATGGTGCTGACCGCGCTGCTGTTCTGGCTGGAACCGGTGTCCTGGACGGTGTACCTGGGGCAGGTCAACCTGCTGCTGATGGCGCTGGTGGTGGTGGACCTGCTGCGGTTGCCGCGACGCTGGCGCGGGGTGGGGGTGGGCATCGCCGCCGGGATCAAGATCGTGCCCGCCTTCTTCATCCTGCACCTGCTGCTGACCCGGCAGTACCGCGCGGCCGCCACGGCCGCCGGGACCGCGGTCGCGACGGTGCTGGTGAGCCTGGTCCTGCTGCCGGGGGACACCCTGCGGTTCTGGACCGGCACGTTCGCCATGACCGAGCGGGTCGGCGATGTGGAGAGCCCGATGAACCAGTCGCTCAACGGCCTGCTGTCCCGGATCCTGGGGGTGGACAGCACCCCGCTGTGGCTGTGGCTGCCACTGGCGTTGCTCGCCGCGGGGGCCGGGCTGTGGGTGGCGTGGCGGGCGCAGCGGGACGGGCGGCGGCTGCTCGCGGTGTCCCTGGTCGGGCTGACCGCGGCGATGGTGTCGCCGATCTCGTGGAGCCACCACTGGGTGTGGTTCGTGCCGCTGCTGATCGGATTGCCGCCGCTGCTGGTGGACGGGGTGGCGGTGCGCGCGGCCGGGGTGTTCGCGGCGCTGCTGAGCTTCGCCTGGCCGCTGCACTTCTTCGACGGGCACCGGATGGACCTGCCGCCGCTGGGGCTGATCGGGCTGCCGGCCGCAGGCGGGCTGGAACTGTTGTACCAGAACGCCTATCCGCTGGGGTTCCTGGTCATCGTGGCGTTCGCAGCTCGTCGAGCAGCTGTGCGAACACCGGTTCGGTGA
- a CDS encoding helix-turn-helix transcriptional regulator yields MDRNQLADFLRRCRARLQPAEVGGLDLARRRTPGLRREEVARLACIATDTYARLEQGRGRHPTTQVLAALARALRLTDDERDHLYLLAGHEPPAPPRTTELRPSMIPLLYRLWDYPAMVISDLGVCLAQNPLARALMGDLAAAHGWDRSFHWRWFARPESRALFPAEDHAEHSRVQVADLRATAARRAGDQDVREFVRALRSASAEFAELWDQHEVAVRRSDHKRFLHPEMGLIETRCEILLTPEHDQRLLFYAAEVGTVSHDRLQLLGMLAYQTPEDQAEAEAALAEMEAMDRYPQEPFQS; encoded by the coding sequence GTGGACCGAAACCAACTCGCCGACTTCCTCCGCCGCTGCCGGGCCCGCCTGCAACCCGCCGAGGTGGGCGGCCTCGACCTGGCCCGCCGCCGCACCCCCGGCCTGCGCCGGGAGGAGGTGGCCAGGCTCGCCTGCATCGCCACCGACACCTACGCCCGCCTTGAGCAGGGCAGAGGCCGGCATCCGACCACCCAAGTGCTGGCCGCGCTGGCCCGCGCGCTGCGCCTGACCGACGACGAACGCGACCACCTGTACCTGCTCGCCGGACACGAGCCACCTGCCCCGCCCCGCACCACCGAGCTCCGGCCGAGCATGATCCCGCTGCTCTACCGGCTGTGGGACTACCCGGCCATGGTGATCTCCGACCTGGGGGTCTGCCTGGCCCAGAACCCCCTGGCCCGCGCACTGATGGGTGATCTCGCGGCGGCGCACGGCTGGGACCGCAGCTTCCACTGGCGCTGGTTCGCCCGGCCGGAGAGCCGCGCGCTGTTCCCCGCCGAGGACCACGCGGAGCACTCCCGGGTGCAGGTCGCGGACCTGCGCGCCACCGCGGCCCGCCGGGCCGGGGACCAGGACGTGCGCGAGTTCGTCCGGGCCCTGCGCTCGGCCAGCGCGGAGTTCGCCGAGCTCTGGGACCAGCACGAGGTCGCGGTCCGGCGCTCGGACCACAAGCGGTTCCTGCACCCGGAGATGGGGCTGATCGAGACCCGCTGCGAGATCCTGCTGACCCCCGAGCACGACCAGCGGTTGCTGTTCTACGCCGCGGAGGTGGGCACCGTGAGCCACGACCGCCTGCAACTGCTCGGCATGCTGGCGTACCAGACCCCGGAGGATCAGGCCGAGGCAGAGGCCGCGCTGGCGGAGATGGAGGCGATGGACCGATATCCCCAGGAGCCGTTCCAGTCCTGA